A window of the Alnus glutinosa chromosome 4, dhAlnGlut1.1, whole genome shotgun sequence genome harbors these coding sequences:
- the LOC133867061 gene encoding protein SMALL AUXIN UP-REGULATED RNA 12-like, with protein sequence MASTAKRVDKIRQIVRLKQVVQRWKHMSLRFRTDPSCSSDSGTNRRPSPGYLAVYVGQERNRFVIPTRFLNLPVFVGLLERAEEEFGYQGNGGLVLPCEAGFFAEVLKILERDEGRFGRFGLEEFMKMVSELGFVSCREATSYAYMVSTPLLQKARV encoded by the coding sequence ATGGCGAGTACCGCGAAAAGGGTCGATAAGATCCGCCAAATCGTGCGGCTTAAGCAAGTCGTGCAACGGTGGAAGCACATGAGCCTTCGGTTCCGGACCGACCCGTCCTGCTCCTCCGATTCCGGTACGAACCGGCGCCCCTCGCCCGGTTATCTCGCGGTGTACGTTGGCCAGGAACGCAACCGTTTCGTGATCCCCACCCGGTTCCTGAACCTCCCGGTGTTCGTGGGTCTGCTGGAGAGAGCCGAGGAAGAGTTTGGGTATCAGGGTAATGGCGGTCTGGTTCTGCCCTGCGAAGCTGGGTTTTTCGCAGAAGTTTTGAAGATTTTGGAGAGAGATGAGGGTAGATTTGGTAGATTTGGATTGGAGGAGTTCATGAAGATGGTTTCCGAACTGGGTTTTGTGTCTTGCAGAGAAGCGACGTCGTATGCGTACATGGTCAGTACTCCTCTCTTGCAGAAAGCTAGGGTTTGA